A single window of Drosophila suzukii chromosome 3, CBGP_Dsuzu_IsoJpt1.0, whole genome shotgun sequence DNA harbors:
- the LOC108007524 gene encoding LOW QUALITY PROTEIN: glycoprotein-N-acetylgalactosamine 3-beta-galactosyltransferase 1-A (The sequence of the model RefSeq protein was modified relative to this genomic sequence to represent the inferred CDS: inserted 1 base in 1 codon) gives MTPPRRACYYLFLVLILFLAITLYFNIIAVERTSVKSGHKHTLDPLYEKIRILCMIPYNYNDPETAKYVKRTWGKHCNVLLFVSGKMDGELEPYVPVVNSTDKWTLVQRGLMHAYLFYGDEVDWVLRVEPSSFVVVENLRYLIDRRKYLPSQPIYFGYELENIVTHEPFIHESSGYVISREALRRYTNASMDPEIKECLHSKGYVEGLDIHRCLSHVNVKIVESRDDLEQETFLPIPIKHQFLEGYDNISWLRNLTYHKVPGNTVPISMRAITFRVGYPPEMYDYYYYVYRLKIFGNPVXNSIEFRP, from the exons ATGACTCCGCCTAGACGTGCCTGCTATTACctgtttttggttttaattttgtttttggcgATCACCCTGTATTTTAATATCATTGCCGTTGAGAGGACATCGGTAAAAAGTGGTCACAAACATACGTTGGATCCGCTGTACGAGAAGATTCGAATTCTCTGCATGATACCTTATAATTATAATGATCCCGAGACAGCCAAATATGTGAAACGCACTTGGGGAAAACACTGCAATGTATTGCTTTTCGTGAGTGGAAAAATGGATGGTGAACTGGAACCCTATGTGCCCGTGGTCAATTCAACGGACAAGTGGACTTTGGTCCAACGGGGGCTGATGCACGCCTATCTATTTTATGGCGACGAAGTCGATTGGGTCCTCAGAGTCGAGCCCTCTAG CTTTGTAGTTGTGGAGAATCTGCGGTATTTGATAGATAGAAGAAAATATCTTCCCAGTCAACCGATCTACTTTGGCTATGAACTCGAGAACATCGTCACACATGAG CCCTTTATCCACGAAAGCAGTGGCTATGTGATCAGTCGCGAGGCCTTGAGGCGATATACAAACGCATCGATGGATCCCGAGATCAAGGAATGCCTCCATTCTAAGGGATATGTTGAAGGACTGGATATACATCGATGTCTGAGCCATGTCAATGTAAAAATAGTCGAAAGTCGGGATGACCTGGAGCAAGAGACATTTCTGCCTATTCCAATAAAGCACCAGTTTTTGGAAGGCTACGATAATATAAGTTGGCTTCGAAACTTAACCTATCATAAAGTGCCTGGG AACACTGTTCCAATATCCATGCGCGCCATAACGTTTCGGGTGGGCTATCCGCCTGAAATGTACGATTACTATTATTATGTTTACCGATTGAAAATCTTTGGCAACCCCG CAAACTCTATAGAATTCAGACCATAA
- the LOC108007521 gene encoding glycoprotein-N-acetylgalactosamine 3-beta-galactosyltransferase 1, whose protein sequence is MPRLFVARRLFLGGKNRFTLCNAIYLLLLGTLSFMVLLQKYRDLGPEEVEAADPPPPRIFCIISTYEFRHEHAAIHILRTWAKHCDHYLFVSDNVHHHLEPAAFMNLYDKWLRMRAHLEFVYKNHFHQGDWFLYANDDNFVVVENLRKMLMSYTPNELIYFGCKLRNRNGLVFMYERSGIVFSGAALKRFTLSALTNESICSSEAKGNDFTEELGRCLTNVNVIAGDSRDELQGHRFLPFEADLHLGGRMNESREEHKYFLDHSYYPVINMNLPVSLLSVCYHMNAIMNIYDHYYFAYKVRIFGTQLHLPYENKEIGKKLNYINVRNKQVLKG, encoded by the exons ATGCCACGACTGTTCGTTGCACGGCGCCTCTTTCTGGGCGGAAAGAATAGGTTTACCCTTTGCAATGCAATATATCTGCTACTCCTGGGCACTTTATCTTTTATGGTGTTGCTGCAAAAATACAGGGACCTGGGACCTGAAGAGGTCGAGGCTGCTgatcctccacctcctcgGATATTTTGCATAATTTCCACCTATGAATTTCGTCATGAACACGCTGCCATTCACATCCTCCGGACTTGGGCCAAGCATTGTGATCACTATCTGTTCGTCAGCGACAATGTTCATCACCATTTGGAACCGGCGGCATTTATGAATCTCTATGACAAGTGGCTCAGAATGAGAGCCCATTTGGAATTCGTCTACAAGAATCACTTTCATCAAGGGGACTGGTTTCTCTACGCCAACGATGATAA TTTTGTAGTTGTAGAGAATCTTCGGAAAATGCTAATGTCGTATACTCCCAATGAGCTTATATATTTCGGATGCAAACTTCGAAATCGCAATGGGCTG GTCTTCATGTACGAGCGTTCTGGGATTGTCTTCAGTGGAGCTGCCCTCAAACGGTTTACTCTTTCAGCCCTGACCAACGAAAGCATATGCAGTTCGGAGGCAAAGGGAAATGATTTCACAGAAGAACTGGGTCGATGTCTCACCAATGTCAATGTGATAGCCGGAGACAGTCGAGATGAATTGCAAGGGCATCGGTTCCTGCCCTTTGAGGCAGATCTACATTTGGGAGGTCGAATGAATGAATCAAGGGAGGAGCACAAGTACTTTCTGGATCACTCATACTATCCAGTGATTAAT ATGAACTTGCCAGTTTCCCTGCTATCGGTGTGCTATCACATGAATGCCATAATGAACATTTATGACCATTACTACTTTGCATATAAGGTTCGAATTTTTGGTACGCAACTACATTTGCCTTATGAAAATAAGgaaattggaaaaaaattaaattacataAATGTACGGAATAAGCAGGTGTTAAAAGGTTGA
- the comm2 gene encoding protein commissureless 2 encodes MESLPRALNYELSHDLHFDHYAGPAAQKILNSGRNSPEASTPTITTLDAISGSDFLKQIGQQILSSIQLKHQHQLHEINYPRNSTSEEIMDFDLANRVVLDSSSVGQLQQQLEYDKFMNEVWIGIVFTLILISMVFCICSCFLYHQFRTWKRNYHNNANGSTQCTVVDIEALKLRPDAEDPVPEYTLVSGLPSYEAALELLQKSPQSSCLIVYPSVFNVFNKQERSGQELQHPGVATSAPPASAAENVATPQAPSFCEATMPLLPATATPATATATPATVTSATSPTCEAIKPNFVMMPIVPSYAEVFGSSYKTVDEKKKSKSKDSQVKDDVKR; translated from the exons ATGGAGAGCCTGCCGCGCGCATTAAACTACGAGCTCTCGCACGATTTGCATTTCGACCATTACGCCGGTCCAGCCGCCCAGAAGATTCTGAACAGCGGGAGGAATTCTCCCGAAGCCTCCACGCCTACGATCACCACTTTGGATGCCATTTCGGGCAGTGATTTCCTGAAACAGATTGGCCAACAGATCCTCAGCTCCATCCAACTGAAGCATCAACACCAGCTACACGAAATTAACTATCCGAGGAACTCCACCAGCGAAGAGATAATGGATTTCGATCTGGCCAACCGGGTGGTTCTGGACAGCAGCAGTGTGGGCCAGTTGCAGCAGCAGTTGGAGTACGACAAATTCATGAACGAGGTCTGGATCGGCATCGTCTTCACCCTGATCCTCATCTCGATGGTCTTCTGCATCTGCTCCTGCTTCCTGTACCACCAGTTCCGAACCTGGAAACGCAATT ATCACAACAATGCCAATGGCTCGACGCAGTGCACCGTTGTGGATATAGAGGCGTTGAAACTGCGTCCGGATGCGGAGGATCCGGTGCCGGAGTACACCCTGGTATCTGGATTGCCCAGCTACGAGGCGGCTCTGGAGCTGCTGCAGAAGTCGCCCCAGTCCTCCTGCCTGATTGTCTACCCGAGTGTGTTTAATGTGTTCAATAAGCAGGAGAGGAGCGGCCAGGAGCTGCAGCATCCAGGAGTTGCAACATCAGCACCTCCAGCCTCGGCAGCTGAGAATGTGGCCACACCGCAGGCACCTTCGTTTTGTGAGGCCACAATGCCGCTGctaccagcaacagcaacaccagcaacagcaacagcaacaccagcaacagTAACATCAGCAACATCGCCCACGTGCGAGGCGATTAAGCCAAACTTTGTGATGATGCCAATTGTGCCCAGTTATGCGGAGGTATTCGGCAGCTCCTACAAAACCGTCGACGAGAAAAAGAAATCGAAGTCGAAAGACAGCCAGGTGAAAGACGACGTCAAGCGGTAG
- the Pgant8 gene encoding polypeptide N-acetylgalactosaminyltransferase 8, producing MCLDMLRHKKKVLLLLLLMATGSIIYYLYTLKLERERDANVSSTTSRLEREISELQAVFESEVIPDLGALGRPARGNWTQEELEAMATSQRETGYNAWLSKRISPERTLYDMRHRSCKKLEYSLEKLPSVSVVITYHNEEASVLLRTLSSLRNRTPILLLREIILVDDGSSSVDEKLNDFIQIKFLNMVRQHRIATQVGLMQARVAGAQLALADVLVFLDSHVEVTKGWLEPLLDPILKNNRTCTTPIIDTIDYENFSYRRGKPSRGFFNWEFNYIQLPLLKEEAVAMPAPHKNPIMNGGLFAIGRQWFSELGGYDKGLKIWGGEQFELSLKLWLCGGQILEVPCSRIGHRYRDGKFQIHYTDKDKKKENKIIAKNYRRVAEVWLDEFKDKIFANMPHLTVLSVGNLAEQRELKKRLHCKPFKWFLDNLAKDFLNLYPIIDPAEYASGVLQSVSSPKLCLDRNESRHEHPKLSPCSSDHVFPRAEQHWILSNRRELRSGLYCLEVRNQGKDVRIFQCHGQSGNQFWSYDSKTRQVIAGQMSNFRQCLEAQPKTNSVTASVCDPKKSSQQWKFGYQNNQRLSHFWDNVKTQ from the exons ATGTGCCTGGACATGCTGAGGCACAAAAAGaaggtgctgctgctgctactgctgATGGCCACGGGCAGTATAATTTACTACCTGTATACGCTGAAATTGGAACGGGAGCGCGATGCAAACGTATCTTCGACGACCTCGCGTCTGGAGCGTGAGATAAGCGAGCTGCAGGCGGTCTTCGAGTCGGAGGTTATCCCGGATCTGGGAGCTTTGGGTCGTCCGGCGAGGGGCAACTGGACCCAGGAGGAACTGGAGGCCATGGCAACAAGCCAGCGGGAAACGGGTTACAACGCCTGGCTCTCGAAGCGCATCTCGCCAGAGCGAACGCTCTACGACATGCGACATCGCAG CTGCAAAAAGCTCGAGTACTCGCTGGAAAAGCTTCCCTCCGTCAGTGTGGTGATAACTTATCACAATGAGGAGGCGAGTGTGCTGCTGCGAACGCTGAGCAGTCTGAGGAATCGAACACCGATCCTGCTGCTGCGGGAGATCATCCTGGTGGACGATGGCAGCAGTTCGGTGGATGAGAAGCTCAACGACTTCATCCAGATCAAGTTCCTCAATATGGTAAGGCAGCACAGAATTGCCACCCAGGTGGGTCTGATGCAGGCCCGAGTCGCGGGCGCTCAACTTGCCCTGGCCGATGTCCTCGTATTCCTGGACTCCCACGTGGAAGTCACCAAGGGCTGGCTGGAGCCACTCCTGGATCCCATTTTGAAGAACAACAGGACCTGTACAACTCCTATTATTGATACCATTGATTACGAGAACTTTTCGTACAGAAGGGGCAAGCCATCGAGGGGCTTCTTCAACTGGGAATTTAACTACATACAGTTGCCACTCCTCAAGGAGGAGGCGGTGGCCATGCCGGCTCCCCACAAGAATCCCATCATGAATGGCGGCCTCTTTGCCATCGGACGTCAGTGGTTCTCTGAGCTTGGTGGCTATGACAAGGGACTGAAGATCTGGGGAGGCGAGCAGTTCGAGCTGAGCCTTAAGCTGTGGTTGTGCGGGGGACAGATTCTGGAAGTGCCCTGCTCCAGGATTGGTCACCGGTACAGAGATGGCAAGTTCCAGATCCACTATACCGATAAGGATAAAAAGAAAGAGAATAAAATTATTGCAAAG AACTACCGTCGTGTGGCTGAAGTGTGGTTGGATGAATTTAAGGACAAGATTTTCGCCAATATGCCACATTTGACTGTGCTTTCGGTTGGAAATCTCGCTGAACAGCGGGAGCTTAAGAAGCGCCTCCACTGCAAACCCTTCAAATGGTTTTTGGATAATCTTGCAAAGGATTTCCTGAACTTGTATCCAATAATAGACCCCGCAGAGTACGCATCTGGAGTTCTGCAGAGCGTGTCCTCACCGAAACTATGTTTGGATCGCAACGAAAGTCGACACGAACATCCCAAGTTAAGTCCTTGTAGTTCAGATCACGTGTTCCCGAGAGCAGAGCAGCATTGGATCCTTTCCAATCGTCGGGAGTTGCGATCCGGACTCTACTGCTTGGAGGTGCGCAACCAAGGAAAGGATGTTCGTATCTTTCAGTGCCATGGTCAGAGTGGAAATCAGTTTTGGTCCTATGACTCCAAGACCCGCCAGGTCATCGCAGGCCAGATGTCTAACTTCAGACAATGTCTGGAGGCTCAGCCGAAAACAAATAGTGTTACCGCTAGTGTCTGTGATCCGAAAAAGTCCAGTCAGCAATGGAAATTCGGATATCAAAATAACCAAAGATTGAGTCACTTTTGGGACAATGTCAAGACACAATAA